In the Gemmatimonadota bacterium genome, TGGCCGCAGGAGCGGAGAAAGCGAGCGCAGCTTCCGCCGCTGGCTGGAGCGGCGTCAGGTCCCCCGACCTGGCAACCCAACGACCTGAGCCACACTTCGACCTCCCAGCACCGTAGCCCACCCCAGTCCCGCAGTCGCGGCCGGCGACGGAGTCGGCGACCGTGGTTGGGGCGCCGCCGGCCCATCAAATCCGGACTCTCGTGTTCAATTCGGCCGGGCCTTTCTGTGCTTGACTTAGTGGCTACCAGTAGCTACTCTGTGTTTCATGCGCGTGGTCGGAATCAAGACCCTGAAGAACAAGCTGAGCGAGTACGTGAGGCTGGCGGCGGGAGGCGAGCGCATCCTGGTCACCGATCGCGATCGCGTGGTCGCGGAGCTGGGTCCGCCCGCGGAGGGCCGAGCGGAAAGGGTGGCCGATGCCCGCCTTGCGGAGGCCGTGCGGAAAGGCTGGATCGCGCCGCCCGTGCTGCCGCAGTCGTACATCCCCCCATCGAAGCCGGTGATGAGCTTTGAGGAGGTTATGGCGGACCTGGAGGCGAGCCGCGCAGACCGTGATCTACCTTGATTCCTCGGTCGTGCTCGCGCACCTCCTGGCAGAGGATCGCCGGCCGCGCGCCGAGTTGTGGGCGCAATCGC is a window encoding:
- a CDS encoding type II toxin-antitoxin system Phd/YefM family antitoxin — encoded protein: MRVVGIKTLKNKLSEYVRLAAGGERILVTDRDRVVAELGPPAEGRAERVADARLAEAVRKGWIAPPVLPQSYIPPSKPVMSFEEVMADLEASRADRDLP